One Burkholderiales bacterium genomic region harbors:
- a CDS encoding rhodanese-like domain-containing protein, whose protein sequence is MEARLVGADVVKRMLHDGEEIALLDVREEGVFAKAHMLLAVPAPLSQLEIRAPLLVPRRSTRVVLTDDGEGLAARAAAVLGKHGYTDVAVLDGGLSAWAAAGYEVYSGVNVPSKAFGEFVEHHYETPRMEPAELKSRIERGDDLVILDSRPLAEYKRVSIPGGIDCPGAELAYRVHDLVKSDDTLVVVNCAGRTRSIIGAQSLLNAGIPNRVVALKNGTMGWHLAGFPVANNQDLIAPRPSEAGLAKAKAVKERVARRFGVQSIGAAQLDAFQAEASTRTLYLLDVRSPEEFAEKHMEGSVSAPGGQLVQTTDAFVAVRNARIVLIDDHGVRATMTASWLVQMGWDHVYVLENAMECGQWVAGPAAHPVLGLDAIRCEAVSPAALRQKLDGDAVSVLDLDTRPRYREGHIPGAWHGIRANLAQNLSKLAPGKPLAIASADGVLAKLAAAEAAGLTGAPVLVLDGGTDAWRAAGYPLEAGETRLTDDTEDVWVRPHERTGDREHAMKDYLTWEVDLITQIGRDDDARFRHFPVE, encoded by the coding sequence ATGGAAGCCAGGCTCGTCGGCGCCGATGTCGTCAAACGCATGCTGCACGACGGCGAAGAGATCGCGCTGCTCGACGTGCGCGAGGAAGGCGTCTTCGCCAAGGCGCACATGCTGCTCGCCGTGCCGGCGCCGCTCTCTCAGCTCGAGATCCGTGCGCCGCTGCTCGTGCCGCGCCGCTCGACCCGCGTGGTGCTGACCGACGACGGCGAAGGCCTGGCCGCGCGCGCTGCGGCGGTGCTCGGCAAGCACGGTTACACCGACGTCGCGGTGCTCGACGGCGGGCTGTCCGCCTGGGCCGCCGCGGGTTACGAGGTCTACAGCGGCGTCAACGTGCCGAGCAAGGCGTTCGGCGAGTTCGTCGAGCATCACTATGAGACGCCGCGCATGGAGCCGGCCGAGCTCAAGTCGCGCATCGAGCGCGGCGACGACCTCGTGATCCTCGACAGCCGGCCGCTCGCCGAATACAAGCGCGTGAGCATTCCCGGCGGCATCGACTGCCCGGGCGCCGAGCTCGCGTACCGCGTGCACGACCTCGTGAAGTCCGACGACACCCTGGTCGTCGTGAACTGCGCCGGGCGCACGCGCAGCATCATCGGCGCGCAGTCGCTGCTGAACGCGGGCATCCCGAACCGCGTGGTCGCGCTCAAGAACGGGACGATGGGCTGGCATCTCGCCGGTTTCCCGGTCGCCAACAACCAGGACCTGATCGCGCCCAGGCCGAGCGAGGCCGGGCTCGCCAAGGCCAAAGCGGTGAAGGAGCGCGTCGCGCGGCGCTTCGGAGTGCAGTCGATCGGCGCCGCGCAGCTCGACGCGTTCCAAGCCGAAGCGTCGACCCGCACGCTGTACCTCCTCGACGTGCGCAGCCCCGAGGAGTTCGCCGAGAAGCACATGGAGGGCAGCGTGTCGGCCCCCGGCGGCCAGCTCGTACAGACGACCGACGCGTTCGTCGCGGTTCGCAACGCCCGCATCGTGCTCATCGACGATCACGGCGTGCGCGCGACCATGACCGCGTCGTGGCTCGTGCAGATGGGCTGGGACCACGTCTACGTGCTCGAGAACGCGATGGAATGCGGCCAGTGGGTGGCGGGCCCGGCGGCGCATCCGGTGCTCGGGCTCGACGCGATCCGCTGTGAAGCTGTCTCGCCGGCAGCGCTCAGGCAGAAGCTCGACGGCGACGCCGTGAGCGTGCTCGACCTCGACACGCGGCCGCGCTATCGCGAAGGCCACATCCCCGGCGCGTGGCACGGCATCCGCGCGAACCTCGCGCAGAACCTGTCGAAGCTTGCGCCGGGCAAGCCGCTCGCGATCGCTTCGGCCGACGGCGTGCTCGCGAAGCTCGCGGCCGCGGAAGCCGCGGGGCTCACCGGCGCGCCGGTGCTCGTGCTCGACGGCGGGACCGACGCGTGGCGCGCGGCGGGCTATCCGCTCGAGGCCGGCGAGACGCGGCTCACCGACGACACCGAAGACGTCTGGGTACGCCCCCACGAGCGCACCGGCGACCGCGAGCACGCGATGAAGGACTACCTCACGTGGGAAGTCGACCTCATCACCCAGATCGGACGCGACGACGACGCGCGCTTCCGGCACTTTCCCGTGGAGTAG
- the tcuA gene encoding FAD-dependent tricarballylate dehydrogenase TcuA: MTISTDVLVIGGGNAALCAALAARAQGVSVMVLERAPEDERGGNSRFTEGSMRFAFNGLDDLLKVVPDLTDKEKEETDFGRYPEDEFFDDIARCTDYRSDPDLAEMLAKRSFETVCWLRSLGLRYVPKYGKQAYKVGGRFTFSGGVVVEVVGGGAGLVDALYKLAADRGIDVRYDARALSLIADDTGVHGVTARIAGVTQEVRSRAVILACGGFEANAEWRARYLGPGWDLAKVRGSRFNTGDGLRMAIDAGALPYGNWSGCHVVAGDLNAPNYGDLKFGDAFQKHSYPFGILVNAEGRRYFDEGYDFRMYTYVECGLALARQPKQLAYQVFDGKVLKLLRDEYRLRSVTKVRADTLEELAAKLEGVNGQQFLATVKEFNAAVARDTPFDPNSKDGRRTNGLAVDKSNWANTIDEPPFEAYPVTTGITFTFGGLKVNTAAEVHDVDSRVIPGLYAAGEMVGGLFYNNYPGGSGLISGAVFGRAAGTSAGEFARSA, encoded by the coding sequence ATGACGATTTCGACGGACGTACTGGTCATCGGCGGCGGCAACGCCGCCCTGTGCGCGGCGCTCGCCGCGCGCGCGCAAGGCGTGTCGGTGATGGTCCTCGAGCGCGCGCCCGAAGACGAGCGCGGCGGCAACAGCCGCTTCACCGAAGGCTCGATGCGCTTCGCGTTCAACGGTCTCGACGATCTCCTGAAAGTCGTGCCCGACCTCACCGACAAGGAGAAAGAGGAGACCGATTTCGGCCGCTATCCCGAAGACGAGTTCTTCGACGACATCGCGCGCTGCACCGATTACCGCAGCGATCCCGACCTGGCGGAGATGCTCGCGAAGAGAAGCTTCGAGACGGTGTGCTGGCTGCGCTCGCTGGGACTGCGCTACGTGCCCAAGTACGGCAAGCAGGCCTACAAGGTCGGCGGGCGCTTCACGTTCTCCGGCGGCGTGGTGGTGGAAGTCGTCGGCGGCGGGGCGGGGCTGGTCGATGCGCTCTACAAGCTCGCGGCCGACCGCGGCATCGACGTGCGCTACGACGCGCGCGCGCTTTCGCTCATCGCCGACGACACCGGCGTGCACGGCGTGACCGCGCGCATCGCCGGCGTGACGCAGGAAGTGCGCAGCCGCGCGGTGATCCTCGCGTGCGGCGGTTTCGAGGCGAACGCCGAGTGGCGGGCGCGCTACCTCGGACCGGGCTGGGATCTCGCCAAGGTGCGCGGATCGCGCTTCAACACCGGAGACGGTCTGCGCATGGCGATCGACGCCGGTGCGCTGCCGTACGGCAACTGGTCGGGCTGTCACGTGGTCGCCGGCGACCTCAACGCGCCCAACTACGGGGATCTCAAGTTCGGCGACGCCTTTCAGAAGCACAGCTATCCGTTCGGCATCCTCGTCAACGCGGAAGGGCGGCGCTACTTCGACGAAGGCTACGACTTTCGCATGTACACGTACGTCGAGTGCGGCCTCGCGCTCGCGCGCCAGCCCAAGCAGCTCGCCTACCAGGTGTTCGACGGCAAGGTGCTCAAGCTCCTGCGCGACGAATACCGCCTGCGCAGCGTGACCAAGGTGCGCGCCGATACGCTCGAGGAGCTCGCCGCGAAGCTCGAAGGCGTGAACGGGCAGCAGTTCCTCGCGACGGTGAAGGAGTTCAACGCCGCCGTCGCCAGGGACACGCCGTTCGATCCGAACAGCAAGGATGGCCGCCGCACGAACGGGCTCGCGGTGGACAAATCGAACTGGGCGAACACCATCGACGAGCCGCCGTTCGAAGCCTATCCCGTGACGACCGGCATCACCTTCACGTTCGGCGGGCTGAAGGTGAATACCGCGGCCGAAGTGCACGACGTCGATTCGCGCGTGATCCCGGGACTCTACGCCGCCGGCGAGATGGTCGGCGGGCTGTTCTACAACAACTATCCGGGCGGCAGCGGGCTCATCTCGGGCGCGGTGTTCGGCCGCGCGGCCGGCACGTCGGCGGGCGAATTCGCGCGTTCGGCCTGA
- a CDS encoding MmgE/PrpD family protein has protein sequence MSAVLEKKEAAVDSQSVSERLARHIAAMDYTALPASTIEVSKKLMLDTLACAWAGRDAPGAPEAHALVAADGGTPECTVWGYGGKLPASAAVFVNSLFGAALDYDSVNTVHADVCVLPAALALAERQHASGKAFLTAYALGADLACRMGGAITGAHKGWFTTSIYGVFGAAGAAASLLELDAAATAHAFGIALSQAAGTQQANIEQALTKRLQGAFSARAGVFSALLASRGITAPRESLEGKFGLFTLYQEGDPLKLFEGLGKTYEQEKTNLKKYPTCACGHASLDAAFALIRQYDLKPEDVTAIEVKHSPFMHRLVGAPFDPTTNPQVTAQFSVQYALASALMRRRVSIEDIQDAAVLDPAIREITRRITIVVDESNRSGRAPSTVSMETRKHGRVTHTAERFPWGTEAPPTAEEFRGKLDACFGYGAEPLEAARRNRLIERVQSIEAVEDMSKFFDGIL, from the coding sequence ATGAGCGCCGTTCTGGAGAAGAAGGAAGCTGCGGTCGATTCGCAATCGGTGTCGGAGCGGCTGGCGCGCCACATCGCCGCAATGGATTACACCGCGCTGCCGGCGAGCACGATCGAGGTGTCGAAGAAGCTCATGCTCGATACGCTCGCGTGCGCATGGGCCGGCCGCGACGCGCCGGGCGCGCCCGAAGCGCATGCGCTGGTCGCCGCCGACGGCGGCACGCCCGAGTGCACTGTCTGGGGTTACGGCGGGAAGCTTCCGGCTTCCGCGGCGGTCTTCGTGAACAGCCTTTTCGGCGCGGCGCTCGACTACGACTCCGTCAACACCGTCCACGCCGACGTGTGCGTGCTGCCCGCGGCGCTCGCGCTGGCGGAGCGCCAGCACGCGAGCGGCAAGGCCTTCCTGACCGCATACGCGCTCGGCGCCGATCTCGCGTGCCGCATGGGCGGCGCCATCACGGGCGCGCACAAAGGCTGGTTCACGACCTCGATCTACGGCGTGTTCGGCGCCGCGGGCGCCGCGGCGAGCCTTCTGGAGCTGGACGCCGCGGCGACCGCGCACGCGTTCGGCATCGCGCTCAGCCAGGCCGCCGGAACGCAGCAGGCCAACATCGAGCAGGCGCTCACCAAGCGGCTCCAGGGCGCGTTCTCGGCGCGCGCAGGCGTGTTTTCCGCGCTCCTCGCGTCCAGAGGCATCACCGCGCCGCGCGAATCGCTCGAAGGCAAGTTCGGCCTGTTCACGCTCTACCAGGAGGGGGATCCGCTCAAGCTCTTCGAAGGTCTCGGCAAGACGTACGAGCAGGAGAAGACGAACCTGAAGAAGTATCCGACGTGCGCCTGCGGCCACGCATCGCTCGACGCCGCGTTCGCCCTGATCCGCCAATACGACCTCAAGCCCGAGGACGTGACCGCGATCGAAGTGAAGCATTCCCCGTTCATGCACCGGCTCGTCGGCGCGCCGTTCGACCCGACGACCAACCCGCAGGTCACCGCGCAGTTCAGCGTCCAGTACGCGCTCGCGAGCGCCCTCATGCGCCGGCGCGTGAGCATCGAGGACATCCAGGACGCCGCGGTGCTCGATCCCGCGATACGCGAGATCACGCGGCGGATCACGATCGTCGTGGACGAATCCAACAGGAGCGGTCGCGCTCCGTCGACGGTGAGCATGGAGACCCGCAAGCACGGGCGCGTCACGCACACCGCCGAGCGCTTCCCCTGGGGCACCGAAGCGCCGCCGACGGCGGAGGAATTTCGCGGCAAGCTCGATGCGTGCTTCGGCTACGGCGCCGAGCCGCTCGAAGCCGCACGGCGCAATCGCCTGATCGAACGTGTACAGTCCATCGAGGCAGTCGAAGACATGTCGAAGTTCTTCGACGGCATCCTGTGA
- a CDS encoding tripartite tricarboxylate transporter substrate binding protein translates to MRAAFCATLALLPFAAWSQAYPAKPIRLVVPFGPGGTTDILGRVIADRLGARLGQQVIVDNRPGAGGNIAAEAVARSAPDGYTLFLGSMGTQAMNGAIYPKLAFDPIHDFAPITRLVNSANLLVVHPSIPVTNVKQLIQLAKSKPGQLNYSTSGIGSFNHMSAELFQMMAGVKMVHVAYKSGGQALTAVLVGESQLLFQTIPPAVPFVESGKLRALAVCSAERHPLFPKLPTASESGLPGFEVSTWYGILAPAAAPRELVTRLNDALVQVVKVPATQKRLTELGLDPAPNTPGEFAALIKADALKWGKVIKAAQLKAE, encoded by the coding sequence ATGCGCGCCGCGTTCTGTGCGACGCTCGCCCTGCTGCCGTTCGCCGCGTGGTCGCAGGCCTATCCCGCGAAGCCCATCCGCCTCGTCGTGCCTTTCGGGCCGGGCGGCACCACCGACATCCTCGGCCGCGTGATCGCGGACCGTCTGGGCGCCCGCCTCGGACAGCAGGTCATCGTGGACAACCGGCCAGGCGCCGGCGGCAACATCGCCGCCGAGGCGGTCGCGCGCTCAGCGCCCGACGGCTACACGCTGTTCCTCGGCTCCATGGGCACGCAGGCGATGAACGGTGCGATCTATCCGAAGCTCGCCTTCGATCCGATCCACGATTTCGCGCCGATCACCCGCCTCGTAAACAGCGCGAACCTGCTCGTCGTTCATCCGTCGATACCGGTGACGAACGTGAAGCAGCTCATCCAGCTCGCGAAATCGAAGCCCGGCCAGCTCAACTATTCGACATCCGGAATCGGCAGCTTCAACCACATGTCGGCCGAGCTCTTCCAGATGATGGCCGGCGTGAAGATGGTGCACGTCGCGTACAAGAGCGGCGGACAGGCGCTCACCGCGGTGCTCGTCGGCGAGAGCCAGCTTCTCTTCCAGACGATTCCGCCGGCCGTGCCCTTCGTCGAGTCGGGAAAGCTGCGCGCGCTGGCGGTGTGCTCCGCGGAGCGCCACCCGCTCTTTCCGAAGCTGCCGACCGCGAGCGAATCCGGGCTGCCTGGATTCGAAGTGAGCACGTGGTACGGCATCCTCGCGCCGGCCGCGGCGCCGCGCGAGCTCGTCACCCGGCTGAACGACGCGCTGGTGCAGGTCGTGAAGGTGCCCGCCACGCAGAAGCGCCTGACCGAGCTCGGACTCGATCCTGCGCCCAATACGCCGGGCGAGTTCGCCGCGCTCATCAAGGCGGACGCGCTGAAGTGGGGAAAGGTCATCAAAGCAGCGCAGCTCAAGGCGGAATGA
- a CDS encoding SDR family oxidoreductase, translating into MAARAYGLEDRVAWVIGGSGSLGQEIAAALTEADARAIVSSRSVAAQWRERDGAGAWPPSAVKVELASAASVDAAAREILERCGRIDLLVNCSAAPIFGDFLELDDAGWDAVLQSKLLGYMRSMRAVIPSMLERGEGAIVNVSGRGGRQPTAAHLPGCCANAAVNVLTKGVADLYAGRGLRINAVAPGPIDTPRHHAIDSSNAELKSAAAKKLPPMGRLGAPRDIADAVLFLASPAASYVSGITLAVDGGGTATV; encoded by the coding sequence ATGGCGGCGCGAGCATACGGCCTCGAAGATCGAGTCGCGTGGGTGATCGGAGGCTCGGGGTCGCTCGGACAGGAGATCGCCGCGGCGCTGACCGAAGCGGATGCTCGTGCGATCGTGTCGTCGCGCAGCGTCGCGGCGCAATGGCGCGAGCGTGACGGCGCCGGTGCATGGCCGCCGAGCGCGGTGAAGGTCGAGCTCGCGTCAGCCGCATCGGTCGACGCCGCCGCGCGCGAGATCCTGGAGCGCTGCGGGCGCATCGACCTGCTCGTCAACTGCAGCGCCGCGCCGATCTTCGGCGATTTCCTCGAGCTGGACGACGCCGGCTGGGACGCCGTCCTGCAGTCGAAGCTCCTCGGGTACATGCGCTCGATGCGCGCGGTGATCCCTTCGATGCTCGAGCGCGGCGAAGGCGCGATCGTCAACGTGAGCGGCCGCGGCGGCCGCCAGCCCACCGCGGCGCACTTGCCCGGGTGCTGTGCGAATGCCGCGGTCAACGTGCTGACCAAAGGGGTCGCCGATCTGTATGCCGGACGCGGCCTGCGCATCAATGCCGTCGCGCCGGGGCCGATCGACACGCCGCGCCATCACGCGATCGACAGCAGCAATGCGGAGCTGAAGTCGGCGGCTGCCAAGAAGCTGCCGCCGATGGGGCGGCTGGGCGCGCCGCGCGACATCGCGGACGCCGTGCTGTTCCTTGCGAGTCCTGCTGCGTCGTACGTGAGCGGCATCACGCTCGCGGTGGACGGCGGCGGTACCGCGACGGTCTGA
- a CDS encoding tripartite tricarboxylate transporter substrate binding protein, with protein sequence MRRILSAAALCLAATAAGAQSFPVKPLRIVVGYQPGGAADMVTRVVAKGLGERMGQQVVVDNRPGAGGFIANELVANSPPDGYTLLLANSSFAYIPGMFAGTKLKFDTRADFIPVALVATTQNVLVVHPAVPAKSVRELVAIARAHPGKLSYASGGIGGSTHMATELFKSMTKTNILHVPYKGNGPSIVDLMSGQVDMTIAPIPAMLPFISGGARKLRALATTGLKRSAMLPDLPTIADSGVPGYDAGSWYGYMLPAKTPAAIVSTLERDIMAFGNSPQFAEQLKNGVGCEPSVLSSEKFRELIAAETQKWGKIIREAGIKGE encoded by the coding sequence ATGCGCAGGATCCTGTCAGCAGCAGCACTGTGCCTCGCCGCCACCGCGGCTGGCGCTCAGTCGTTTCCCGTCAAGCCTCTGCGTATCGTCGTCGGCTACCAGCCCGGCGGCGCAGCCGACATGGTGACGCGGGTCGTGGCCAAGGGCCTCGGCGAGCGTATGGGCCAGCAGGTCGTCGTGGACAACCGCCCCGGCGCCGGCGGATTCATCGCCAACGAGCTGGTCGCGAACTCGCCGCCCGACGGCTACACGCTGCTCCTCGCGAACTCGTCATTCGCCTACATCCCCGGCATGTTCGCCGGCACCAAGCTCAAGTTCGACACGCGCGCCGACTTCATCCCGGTCGCGCTCGTCGCCACCACGCAGAACGTGTTGGTCGTCCATCCCGCCGTGCCTGCGAAGAGCGTGCGCGAGCTCGTCGCGATCGCACGCGCTCACCCCGGCAAGCTCAGTTACGCGTCGGGCGGTATCGGCGGCTCGACCCATATGGCGACCGAGCTCTTCAAGAGCATGACCAAGACCAACATCCTGCACGTGCCTTACAAGGGTAACGGACCTTCGATCGTCGATCTCATGTCGGGCCAGGTCGACATGACCATCGCGCCGATTCCCGCGATGCTGCCGTTCATCAGCGGCGGCGCGCGCAAGCTGCGCGCCCTCGCTACGACGGGTCTGAAGCGCAGCGCGATGCTGCCCGACCTGCCGACCATCGCCGATTCGGGCGTGCCGGGCTACGACGCGGGCTCGTGGTACGGCTACATGCTGCCGGCCAAGACGCCGGCGGCGATCGTCTCGACGCTCGAGCGCGACATCATGGCGTTCGGCAACTCGCCCCAGTTCGCCGAGCAGCTCAAGAACGGGGTGGGCTGCGAGCCCTCGGTGCTGTCGTCGGAGAAATTCCGCGAGCTCATCGCGGCCGAGACGCAGAAGTGGGGCAAGATCATCAGGGAAGCGGGCATCAAGGGCGAATGA
- the leuC gene encoding 3-isopropylmalate dehydratase large subunit, whose protein sequence is MSDGTAANRPRNMFEKIWDRHVISKRDDGESLIYIDRNFVHEGPFYAFDALRLENRRIHRPLKQFAIADHYAPSLNRAAGVAAIRDVDIRRMIEQLEKNTLDFGVPFIGMDDPRQGIMHVVAAELAVVQPGMVTTAADSHTTSIGAFGALAFGVGASEIKHILATQSLWFRKPKTLRATVNGDLPPGITAKDVILAIVGKVGLSGGNGHVIEYAGSAIRGMTMDERMTVCNMSIEMGARSGMVAPDETTFAYLKGRQFAPGPEHWERALAFWRKLPTDEGAAFDKEVTLAAKDIAPMVTWGNLPEHALPITARVPHPDDAKTAQQRGHIERALAYMQLTPGQALTEIAVDRVFIGSCTNARYDDLVSAAKILKGRRAVVPAMVSPGSSDVKRRAEAAGIDRIFKDAGFEWRDSACSMCVGSNGDFAQPGERCASTSPRNYENRQGRWVRTHLVSPAMAAAAAVTGHLTDVRTLD, encoded by the coding sequence ATGAGTGACGGCACTGCGGCGAACCGGCCGCGCAACATGTTCGAGAAGATCTGGGATCGCCACGTCATCTCGAAGCGCGACGACGGCGAGTCGCTGATCTACATCGACCGCAACTTCGTGCACGAAGGTCCGTTCTACGCCTTCGATGCGCTGCGCCTCGAGAACCGCCGCATCCATCGGCCGCTGAAGCAGTTCGCCATCGCCGATCATTACGCCCCGTCGCTCAACCGGGCGGCGGGCGTCGCGGCCATACGCGACGTCGACATCCGCCGCATGATCGAGCAGCTCGAGAAGAACACGCTCGATTTCGGCGTTCCGTTCATCGGGATGGACGACCCGCGGCAGGGCATCATGCACGTCGTCGCCGCGGAGCTCGCGGTCGTGCAGCCGGGCATGGTGACCACCGCCGCGGATTCCCACACCACGAGCATCGGCGCGTTCGGCGCGCTCGCGTTCGGCGTGGGCGCATCCGAGATCAAGCACATCCTCGCCACGCAGTCGCTGTGGTTCCGCAAGCCGAAGACGCTGCGCGCCACCGTCAACGGGGACCTGCCTCCCGGCATCACGGCCAAGGACGTGATCCTCGCGATCGTCGGGAAAGTCGGGTTGTCGGGCGGCAACGGGCACGTGATCGAGTATGCGGGCTCGGCGATCCGCGGCATGACCATGGATGAGCGCATGACCGTGTGCAACATGTCGATCGAGATGGGCGCGCGCTCGGGCATGGTCGCGCCCGACGAGACGACCTTCGCGTATCTCAAGGGCCGCCAGTTCGCGCCCGGGCCCGAGCACTGGGAGCGGGCGCTCGCGTTCTGGCGCAAGCTCCCGACCGACGAAGGCGCCGCCTTCGACAAGGAGGTCACGCTCGCCGCGAAAGACATCGCGCCGATGGTGACGTGGGGCAACCTGCCGGAGCATGCGCTGCCGATCACGGCGCGCGTGCCGCACCCGGACGACGCCAAGACCGCCCAGCAGCGCGGCCACATCGAACGCGCGCTCGCTTACATGCAGCTCACGCCGGGACAGGCGCTGACCGAGATCGCGGTCGATCGCGTATTCATCGGCTCGTGCACCAATGCGCGCTACGACGACCTGGTGTCGGCCGCGAAGATCCTGAAAGGACGGCGCGCGGTCGTGCCGGCGATGGTCTCCCCGGGCTCGAGCGACGTGAAGCGGCGCGCCGAGGCGGCGGGGATCGACCGCATCTTCAAGGACGCCGGCTTCGAATGGCGCGACTCGGCGTGCTCGATGTGCGTCGGTTCGAACGGCGACTTCGCGCAGCCGGGCGAGCGCTGCGCGTCGACGTCGCCGCGCAATTACGAGAACCGCCAGGGCCGCTGGGTGCGCACCCACCTGGTGAGCCCCGCGATGGCCGCGGCCGCGGCCGTGACCGGACATCTGACCGACGTACGCACACTCGACTAG
- the leuD gene encoding 3-isopropylmalate dehydratase small subunit — translation MEPFTRLTAVAAPLERADIDTDMLIPQRYLRQPLTVGYRNFLFYNDRYDADGKLKGDFLLDREPYNRAKIFVAGPNFGCGSTREGAVYAVVDFGIRAVIAPSFGPFYASNCYQNGLLPVVLPEDTVRAILKQLHDKPGAEITIDLPGQTVTDPAGGQHRFEIEPARKERMLEGMDDIAATQKLAGQRDALERKLEAETPWLTGANMQVLVR, via the coding sequence ATGGAACCGTTTACCCGACTCACCGCCGTCGCCGCGCCGCTCGAGCGCGCCGACATCGACACCGACATGCTCATCCCGCAGCGCTACCTGCGCCAGCCCCTGACGGTGGGCTATCGTAATTTTCTCTTCTACAACGACCGCTACGACGCCGACGGCAAGCTCAAGGGCGATTTCCTGCTCGACCGCGAGCCTTACAACCGCGCGAAGATCTTCGTCGCGGGGCCGAACTTCGGCTGCGGCTCGACGCGCGAAGGCGCGGTGTACGCGGTCGTCGATTTCGGCATACGCGCGGTGATCGCGCCGAGCTTCGGGCCGTTCTATGCGAGCAACTGCTACCAGAACGGGCTGCTGCCGGTGGTACTGCCCGAGGACACGGTGCGCGCGATACTGAAGCAGCTTCACGACAAACCCGGCGCCGAGATCACGATCGACCTGCCCGGCCAGACCGTCACCGATCCGGCGGGCGGTCAGCATCGCTTCGAGATCGAGCCCGCGCGCAAGGAGCGTATGCTCGAAGGCATGGACGATATCGCCGCGACGCAGAAGCTCGCCGGGCAGCGGGACGCGCTCGAGCGCAAGCTCGAAGCGGAGACGCCGTGGCTCACCGGCGCGAACATGCAGGTGCTGGTGCGATGA
- a CDS encoding MmgE/PrpD family protein, producing the protein MSGAGLTAVLGEFIACTRIKDVPEAARRIAKQGIADCIGAMLAGSREPAVAAVQKAFEIDAPAGGAASLYFSGRHTTAPIAAWVNGTAAHVLDYDDVALKGSHPSAVLVPAILAEAETLGSTGADMLLAYIAGYETWGELISRERGNYQRKGWHPTGVFGALGAAAACASLRRLDAVKARNALGIAASEASGVMANLGFMTKPMHAGKAAACGLLAARFASEGVTAAADALEHEQGFLAALSPRGELDLRGAAALPPSRWRIVDQGLAIKQYPVCYRAHRAIDAMLGLAREHDLAGEDVHAMTVRFSASHNVILKNHRPQSAIDAKFSIEFALACALLKRRVGLRDLTDEFVQSAAVQQLVERVQIDINPEEMAGTSGYSPYDVVRVVLADGRELESEHVRHARGDAEAPLAPSELWAKFEDCAAWSGLPLDARALFESIQALEQCSSVAALAGAARAKPSRQAAVAG; encoded by the coding sequence ATGAGCGGGGCCGGTCTCACGGCCGTCCTCGGCGAGTTCATCGCATGCACGCGCATCAAAGACGTCCCGGAGGCCGCGCGACGCATTGCGAAGCAGGGCATCGCCGACTGTATCGGTGCGATGCTCGCCGGCTCACGCGAGCCGGCGGTCGCGGCGGTTCAGAAAGCCTTCGAGATCGATGCGCCCGCAGGCGGAGCGGCATCGCTGTATTTCAGCGGCAGGCATACCACCGCGCCGATCGCGGCATGGGTGAACGGCACCGCCGCCCACGTCCTCGATTATGACGACGTGGCGCTCAAGGGCAGCCACCCCAGCGCCGTGCTCGTTCCCGCGATCCTGGCCGAAGCCGAGACGCTCGGCTCGACCGGCGCCGATATGCTCCTCGCGTACATCGCCGGCTACGAGACGTGGGGCGAGCTGATCTCGCGCGAGCGCGGCAACTACCAGCGCAAGGGCTGGCATCCGACCGGCGTGTTCGGGGCGCTCGGCGCGGCCGCGGCCTGCGCTTCGCTGCGAAGGCTCGACGCGGTGAAGGCGAGGAACGCGCTCGGCATCGCCGCTTCGGAAGCGAGCGGCGTCATGGCGAACCTCGGCTTCATGACCAAGCCCATGCATGCGGGCAAGGCCGCGGCCTGCGGCCTGCTCGCCGCGCGCTTCGCGAGCGAAGGCGTGACCGCCGCGGCCGATGCGCTGGAGCACGAGCAGGGTTTTCTTGCCGCGTTGTCCCCCAGGGGCGAGCTGGACCTCAGAGGCGCAGCGGCGCTGCCGCCCTCGCGCTGGCGCATCGTCGACCAGGGTCTCGCGATCAAGCAGTATCCGGTGTGCTATCGCGCGCACCGGGCGATCGATGCGATGCTGGGACTCGCGCGCGAGCACGATCTCGCGGGCGAAGACGTGCACGCGATGACCGTGCGCTTCAGCGCGTCGCACAACGTGATCCTCAAGAACCACCGGCCGCAGAGCGCCATCGACGCGAAGTTCAGCATCGAGTTCGCGCTGGCGTGCGCGCTGCTGAAGCGGCGCGTAGGATTGCGGGACCTCACCGACGAGTTCGTGCAATCCGCGGCCGTGCAGCAGCTCGTCGAGCGCGTGCAGATCGACATCAACCCGGAGGAGATGGCCGGCACGTCCGGCTATTCGCCGTACGACGTGGTGCGCGTCGTCCTCGCCGACGGCCGCGAGCTGGAAAGCGAGCACGTCAGGCACGCCCGCGGAGACGCGGAAGCGCCGCTCGCGCCTTCCGAGCTGTGGGCGAAGTTCGAGGACTGCGCCGCGTGGTCGGGGCTGCCGCTCGATGCGCGCGCGCTCTTCGAATCGATCCAGGCGCTCGAACAGTGTTCCAGCGTGGCGGCGCTCGCCGGCGCCGCGCGTGCGAAGCCCTCGCGGCAAGCCGCCGTCGCAGGTTGA